ctttaggaacaccatcactaaaggtgcatcagcagccagacaaattaaaggccagcaaatttcaattgcctttgggaacaccatcactaaaggtgaatcagcagccagcaatttatttcaccagtgatgcacatacaaaaccacttaatagcattctctaaaatgaagatttaaggatcaggaatgtgcccacctactgaaatcttgcatgtcagggccagccaaccaagaagtgaagtggataccaactataaaaactacatttgatatacttttaaaaatacaaccaagttttactatttacgttttaagagccagcagcaacatGCATAAAGTATCTCTGATGGAAAGGTTCTGATCCTAATTCATAGTATcaacctgtataaatatttcttccgAATGCTAGCTTTGAGTTAAACGCCATAAAAATCAGCTGATATTACCAGTACTACCAAGCAGATTACACCATATACATGCATTGAGATGCTTATAGTAGATTAAATGGGCGATGGAATAGGACAGAAGTTGAAACACAGATGTTTGAACATGCCTGAGAGGTGAGGGTCTGGCAATTATCTCTGCCTCGACTGAAGAGGTAGTTGCGCTTCCAGTCTAGGGAATCGCGCACAGCGACGATGCCATAGACATCTAGTGGCCATTGGAGGTCGCTGGTGATCTGATTCACCTTGACGAAGAAGACCTCCATGGTATCACCAGGTCCAGCAGTTGCTGGCAGCATCGGTATGTCCGTGTAGCACATGGGAGGGTACTGAGCTGAAAAAGGAAGGGGGTTATTTGTTAGTCCAGTCATCTATACCTAGACATCAcaattgattgatgatgaagcaaacaaatgcCGTGCATAAGGAAAAACTGTTACTCGTAGCTGTATATGATAAAATGGCTTGGAAAGGGGATTTATTTGACAAACAATGTAATTAGGAGCAAACATATGGGTAACTCACATAGATCTCAAGCCAATATCGGATTGAAACGGGGTTCATATTAACATTTAATAttatcttttattctttctaaaataaaatcagTAGGTTTTGTAAACAACAGGATCTAAAACGGATGACCCACATCATGGCGTTCTTCTAAATTAAAGAATGTAGACCTACACCCCGTCTGGCTAGACAGATCGACCTCCTACCATTGATCTCAAGCACCAGTCCCCAGCAAGTTCACGCGTCTAATTATATATGCCTCCTTGATATAAGAGAAGAAACGAATGCTTGATCAAGATGAGGAAAAGCATGAGAGATGTGCAGGTGAATACGTACTCTCGGC
This portion of the Setaria viridis chromosome 7, Setaria_viridis_v4.0, whole genome shotgun sequence genome encodes:
- the LOC117865609 gene encoding uncharacterized protein encodes the protein MEAMDLEAKLGENGHGHKGSDLDPEKAAGQVLQGGDAKRPREADNGDHRSAMETDEEEDEELGPESCFELHRKSWLSMFGRNGAIPFEAETQYPPMCYTDIPMLPATAGPGDTMEVFFVKVNQITSDLQWPLDVYGIVAVRDSLDWKRNYLFSRGRDNCQTLTSQACSNICVSTSVLFHRPFNLL